Proteins encoded together in one Chitinophaga lutea window:
- a CDS encoding ABC transporter substrate-binding protein: MRYLLPLFTVFICACGHVSHNGKMVFRYNQPEGIPSLDPAFAKNQAIIWAVRQIYNTLVEPDSLLNIVPSLAKSWEVSPDRKTYTFHLRTDVFFHDSELFPGGKGRKMTAQDVVYSLKRVMDPATASPGSWIFNDKVDPVTGFRAANDSTFVLTLLRPFHPIMGILSMQYCSIVPHEAVEKYGKDFRKHPCGTGPFIFHFWDEGQALVLHKNQRYFERDAAGRQLPYLDAVKVSFVDSKGTEFLLFRQGQLDFINDIEASFKDEVLTKQGALKKEWEGKIALMKAPYLNTEYFGIVMDPAKPGVANSPLRDLKVRQAINYGFDRTKMMTYLRNSIGHAAISGFVPAGLPSFDSVKVKGYSFQPAKARQLLREAGYPGGKGLSPIKLVSIPIYADLADYVAHQLQEIGVPVQVEIVQKGTLMDQVAKSAVPFFRGSWIADYPDAESYLAMFYSKNPSPPNYTRYTNPAFDALYEKAIQETDDSVRYGLYREMDQLVISDAPVVPLFYDMSVRFRQPNVKGLIGNGLNLLELRRVRIE; this comes from the coding sequence ATGAGATACCTCCTGCCTCTTTTCACCGTTTTCATCTGCGCCTGCGGCCATGTTTCGCACAACGGCAAAATGGTTTTCCGCTATAACCAGCCGGAGGGCATTCCTTCGCTCGACCCGGCATTTGCGAAGAACCAGGCCATCATCTGGGCCGTGCGCCAGATTTATAACACGCTGGTGGAGCCGGACAGCCTGCTGAACATCGTGCCGTCGCTTGCCAAAAGCTGGGAGGTGTCGCCCGACCGGAAAACGTATACGTTTCATCTGCGGACGGATGTGTTCTTTCACGACTCAGAGCTGTTCCCCGGCGGCAAGGGCCGGAAAATGACGGCGCAGGATGTGGTGTACAGCCTCAAACGGGTGATGGATCCCGCCACCGCCTCGCCGGGCTCGTGGATCTTCAATGATAAAGTGGACCCCGTTACCGGGTTTCGCGCCGCGAACGACAGCACCTTCGTGCTGACTTTACTGCGCCCGTTCCACCCGATCATGGGCATTCTCAGCATGCAGTATTGCTCCATCGTGCCGCATGAGGCCGTGGAGAAGTATGGCAAAGACTTCCGTAAGCATCCCTGCGGCACCGGGCCCTTTATTTTCCATTTCTGGGACGAAGGGCAGGCGCTCGTCCTCCATAAAAACCAGCGTTATTTCGAGCGGGATGCCGCCGGACGGCAGCTGCCATACCTCGATGCGGTGAAAGTGAGCTTTGTAGACAGCAAGGGTACCGAGTTCCTGCTTTTCCGGCAGGGCCAGCTGGATTTTATCAATGATATCGAGGCCTCTTTCAAAGATGAGGTACTCACCAAACAGGGCGCGCTGAAAAAGGAATGGGAAGGGAAAATAGCGCTGATGAAGGCGCCCTACCTGAATACCGAGTATTTCGGGATTGTGATGGACCCCGCCAAACCCGGCGTGGCCAATTCCCCGTTACGCGATCTGAAAGTGCGGCAGGCCATCAACTACGGTTTTGACCGTACGAAAATGATGACGTATCTCCGCAACAGCATCGGTCATGCCGCTATTTCCGGATTTGTGCCCGCCGGTTTGCCGTCGTTCGATTCGGTAAAGGTGAAAGGATATTCTTTTCAGCCCGCCAAAGCCCGGCAATTGCTCCGGGAAGCCGGTTACCCCGGAGGGAAAGGACTTTCGCCCATCAAACTGGTGTCGATCCCGATCTACGCCGACCTGGCGGACTATGTCGCGCACCAGTTGCAGGAAATCGGTGTGCCGGTGCAGGTGGAAATCGTGCAGAAGGGTACGCTGATGGACCAGGTGGCCAAATCCGCCGTGCCGTTTTTCCGCGGCAGCTGGATTGCCGATTATCCTGATGCCGAGAGCTACCTCGCGATGTTTTACAGCAAAAACCCTTCTCCGCCGAATTATACCCGGTACACGAATCCCGCTTTTGATGCGCTGTACGAGAAAGCCATCCAGGAAACCGACGATTCCGTCCGCTATGGCCTGTACCGGGAAATGGACCAGCTGGTGATCAGCGACGCCCCGGTGGTACCGTTGTTTTATGATATGTCGGTCCGCTTCCGTCAGCCGAATGTCAAAGGCCTTATCGGGAACGGGTTGAACCTGCTGGAACTGCGCCGGGTGCGGATAGAATAG
- a CDS encoding acyl-CoA desaturase — MIAILIFFFSHWFLSLFFHTFFLHRYASHQMYDTSKGWERVFYFCTWFFQGSSYLIPRAYGVMHRMHHEYSDTEQDPHSPHFFKDVWHMMVHTREIYASFVTRTKMPDAQFTKEPLPTWEAMDKFGDHRATRLVWMAIYIAFYAVFAPSFWWFLLLPIHFLIGPVQGAVVNWCGHKYGYSNYDNGDHSRNSEPWGIFLLGELFQNNHHMHKDSANFAKKWYEFDPTYPVMKVMHWVGIIRLRQTATAKIAASEKRAA, encoded by the coding sequence ATGATAGCGATTCTGATTTTCTTTTTTTCACATTGGTTTCTGTCTCTCTTTTTCCATACATTTTTTTTGCACCGGTATGCGTCTCACCAAATGTATGACACCAGCAAGGGTTGGGAACGTGTGTTTTACTTTTGCACCTGGTTTTTCCAGGGCTCGTCTTACCTGATTCCCCGCGCTTATGGCGTTATGCACCGCATGCACCATGAGTACAGCGATACAGAACAAGACCCGCATTCTCCGCATTTCTTCAAAGACGTTTGGCATATGATGGTTCACACCCGTGAAATCTACGCCAGCTTCGTAACGAGGACCAAAATGCCGGATGCGCAGTTTACCAAAGAGCCGCTGCCTACCTGGGAGGCGATGGACAAATTCGGTGACCACCGTGCGACCCGCCTGGTATGGATGGCCATTTACATTGCGTTCTACGCGGTATTTGCGCCCAGTTTCTGGTGGTTCCTGCTGTTGCCTATCCATTTCCTGATCGGGCCTGTGCAGGGTGCGGTGGTGAACTGGTGCGGTCACAAGTACGGTTATAGCAACTACGACAACGGCGACCATTCCCGTAACTCGGAGCCCTGGGGTATTTTCCTGCTGGGTGAGCTGTTCCAGAACAATCACCACATGCATAAGGACAGTGCGAACTTTGCCAAAAAATGGTACGAGTTCGACCCGACTTATCCCGTGATGAAAGTGATGCACTGGGTGGGCATTATCCGTCTTCGCCAGACCGCAACCGCCAAGATTGCGGCGTCAGAAAAGCGGGCGGCCTAG
- a CDS encoding NADP-dependent oxidoreductase yields the protein MKAVAVTTFKAIPQVMELPEPAVKEGHILIRLAAAGLNPFDWKMIDGILKDHMPHVFPLIIGVDGAGVVEATGPGVTRFKTGDRVYGQMLHAPVGEGSYAEFVVVPEKAAIAEAPTGIPLTDAAAAPTAGMTALQLLEKSGLSAGQTLLLVGATGGVGSFVTQLASARGIRVAATVGTAEETERMKKLGATSTVNYKENEPYPTSDALIDLINKGEAFGKMLEYVKPGGAALTTQFVADKKALEAKQLHGGNFETQGTPASLDELRKAIDNEEINIPVDRKINLEQAPAAIAESRELKSKGKTIIVINDQL from the coding sequence ATGAAAGCCGTAGCTGTTACCACCTTCAAAGCCATCCCGCAAGTAATGGAACTTCCCGAACCCGCCGTTAAGGAGGGCCACATCCTGATCCGCCTCGCTGCGGCAGGGCTGAACCCGTTTGACTGGAAGATGATTGACGGCATCCTGAAAGACCATATGCCACACGTTTTCCCGCTGATCATCGGCGTAGACGGCGCAGGCGTAGTGGAGGCGACAGGCCCCGGTGTGACGCGTTTCAAGACAGGTGACCGTGTATATGGTCAGATGCTGCATGCGCCTGTGGGAGAGGGCTCCTATGCCGAATTTGTAGTGGTTCCGGAGAAAGCCGCCATTGCTGAAGCACCCACAGGGATTCCGTTGACCGATGCTGCTGCGGCGCCTACCGCGGGTATGACCGCGTTGCAATTACTGGAAAAATCCGGGCTTTCGGCAGGGCAGACGTTGCTGCTGGTGGGTGCAACCGGCGGTGTAGGATCGTTTGTGACCCAGCTGGCCAGCGCCAGGGGCATTCGTGTAGCCGCTACCGTAGGCACTGCCGAAGAAACCGAAAGAATGAAAAAACTGGGGGCAACCAGCACGGTAAATTACAAGGAAAATGAGCCTTACCCCACTTCCGACGCATTGATAGACCTGATCAACAAGGGGGAGGCGTTCGGTAAAATGCTGGAATATGTAAAACCAGGCGGGGCGGCGCTCACCACACAATTCGTGGCGGATAAAAAAGCGCTCGAAGCCAAACAGCTTCACGGCGGCAACTTTGAGACCCAGGGTACACCCGCATCGCTCGATGAATTAAGGAAAGCGATCGACAATGAGGAAATCAACATCCCCGTAGACCGGAAAATAAACCTCGAACAGGCGCCGGCGGCCATTGCAGAAAGCCGGGAACTGAAAAGTAAAGGGAAGACCATTATCGTGATCAACGATCAGCTTTAG
- the gyrA gene encoding DNA gyrase subunit A, producing MIENTDNQDNQKEGRIVQINIEEQMKTAYIDYSMSVIVGRALPDVRDGFKPVHRRVLFGMNELGNTHNKPYKKSARVVGDVMGKYHPHGDSSVYDTMVRMAQPWSLRYMLIDGQGNFGSIDGDMPAAMRYTEVRLQKFAEAMLEDLDKETVDFTLNFDDTLEEPVVLPTRIPNLLANGASGIAVGMATNIMPHNLSELVDGLTAMIDNRDITVEELVKHIKAPDFPTGGIIYGFEGVKQGFETGRGRVVVRGKITSETSKTGKEKLVIYELPYQVNKAILHQKIAQLVNDKVIDGITDVRDESDREGMRLVIDLKREAIPNVIINQLYKYSELQTSYGINNVVLVKGRPKVMNLKELLQEFVEFRHEVVTRRTQYELREAEKKAHILAGYLIALDHLDEVIALIRNSNTPEVAREGLMSSFGLTEIQAKAILELRLQRLTGMERDKIREEYEEIMALIGRLKEILADEGLRMQIIKDELQDVKKKFGDERKTEIQYLAAEMRIEDIIAEEDVVITISHLGYIKRTSAYDFRQQKRGGRGAIGGKTRDEDYIEHLFVASTHHTMLFFTEKGRLYWMKVYEIPEGEKSGKGRAIQNLITLPSDDKIRAIIDIKDLSDEEFIKNHYIVLCTRNGIIKKTLLEEFSRPRANGVNAITINEGDQLLEAKLTNGNSEIMMAIRSGRAIRFPENTVRDTGRGAIGVRGIEVDNEKDEVVGMICVDREDKTRTVLVVSEKGFGKRTDIEEYRITNRGGKGVKTISITEKTGSLIGILDVTESNDLMITCKSGITIRMAVADIREAGRATQGVRLIRLDDSDEIAAVARLDEQEEEEIIAALEEGNTENAEGTGEGDTGEIPDAEESTGENTEA from the coding sequence ATGATAGAGAATACGGACAATCAAGACAATCAAAAGGAAGGTAGAATTGTTCAGATCAACATTGAGGAGCAAATGAAAACCGCGTACATCGACTATTCCATGTCGGTGATCGTAGGCCGTGCGCTGCCTGATGTACGAGATGGCTTCAAACCGGTGCACCGCCGCGTGCTGTTCGGGATGAATGAACTGGGTAACACCCACAACAAGCCCTACAAAAAATCTGCCCGTGTGGTGGGTGATGTGATGGGTAAATACCACCCCCATGGCGACTCTTCCGTATACGATACCATGGTGCGCATGGCGCAGCCCTGGTCGTTGCGTTACATGCTGATCGACGGGCAGGGTAACTTCGGTTCGATCGACGGTGACATGCCGGCGGCCATGCGTTATACCGAGGTGCGCCTGCAGAAGTTCGCAGAAGCCATGCTGGAAGATCTTGATAAGGAAACGGTAGATTTTACGCTCAACTTCGACGATACCCTGGAAGAGCCGGTGGTACTGCCAACCCGCATTCCGAACCTGCTCGCCAACGGCGCCTCCGGTATTGCCGTGGGCATGGCGACCAACATCATGCCGCACAACCTGTCCGAACTGGTAGACGGGCTCACGGCGATGATCGACAACCGCGACATTACTGTTGAAGAGCTGGTGAAACACATCAAAGCGCCGGACTTCCCCACGGGCGGTATCATCTACGGCTTTGAAGGTGTGAAACAGGGTTTTGAAACCGGCCGCGGCAGGGTAGTGGTAAGAGGGAAAATCACCTCCGAAACCAGCAAAACCGGCAAGGAAAAACTCGTTATCTACGAATTGCCTTACCAGGTGAACAAGGCGATACTCCACCAGAAAATCGCCCAGCTGGTAAACGATAAAGTGATCGACGGCATTACAGATGTACGCGATGAATCCGACCGTGAGGGGATGCGCCTGGTGATCGACCTGAAGCGCGAAGCCATTCCGAACGTGATCATCAACCAGCTGTACAAATATTCCGAACTGCAGACTTCTTACGGTATCAACAACGTGGTGCTCGTGAAAGGGCGGCCCAAGGTGATGAACCTGAAGGAACTGCTGCAGGAGTTCGTTGAATTCCGCCATGAAGTGGTGACCCGCCGTACGCAGTACGAACTGCGCGAAGCCGAGAAAAAAGCCCACATCCTGGCCGGTTACCTGATCGCGCTCGATCACCTCGACGAAGTGATCGCCCTCATCCGTAACTCCAACACGCCGGAAGTGGCGCGGGAAGGACTGATGAGCAGCTTCGGGCTCACCGAGATACAGGCGAAAGCCATCCTGGAACTGCGTTTACAACGGTTAACCGGCATGGAACGCGATAAAATCCGCGAGGAGTACGAAGAAATCATGGCACTGATCGGGCGACTGAAAGAAATCCTGGCCGACGAAGGCCTGCGTATGCAGATCATCAAAGACGAGCTGCAGGACGTGAAAAAGAAATTCGGCGACGAGCGTAAAACCGAGATCCAGTACCTCGCTGCGGAAATGCGCATCGAAGATATTATTGCCGAAGAAGACGTGGTGATCACCATTTCGCACCTCGGTTACATCAAACGTACCTCCGCGTACGACTTCCGCCAGCAGAAACGCGGCGGCCGCGGGGCCATCGGCGGTAAAACGAGGGACGAAGACTACATCGAGCACCTTTTTGTAGCCAGCACCCACCATACCATGCTGTTTTTCACCGAAAAAGGGCGCCTGTACTGGATGAAAGTGTACGAAATCCCTGAAGGCGAAAAATCAGGCAAGGGCCGGGCTATCCAGAATCTCATCACCCTGCCGTCCGACGATAAAATCCGCGCCATCATCGACATCAAGGATTTGTCTGACGAAGAGTTTATTAAAAATCACTATATCGTGCTCTGCACCCGCAACGGGATCATCAAAAAAACACTGCTGGAAGAATTCAGCCGTCCCCGTGCCAATGGTGTGAACGCCATTACCATCAACGAAGGCGACCAGCTGCTGGAAGCCAAGCTCACCAACGGGAACAGCGAAATCATGATGGCCATCCGCAGTGGCCGGGCCATCCGTTTCCCGGAAAATACCGTACGCGACACCGGCCGTGGCGCCATCGGGGTGAGGGGTATTGAGGTTGATAATGAGAAAGATGAAGTGGTTGGTATGATTTGTGTTGATAGAGAGGATAAGACCAGAACGGTGCTCGTTGTTTCTGAAAAAGGGTTCGGCAAACGGACCGATATTGAAGAATACCGCATCACCAACAGAGGGGGCAAGGGGGTAAAAACCATCAGCATAACTGAAAAGACCGGCTCATTGATCGGCATCCTCGACGTTACGGAGTCCAACGACCTGATGATCACCTGTAAATCAGGCATCACCATCCGCATGGCGGTGGCCGACATCCGCGAAGCGGGCCGCGCCACACAGGGCGTCCGGCTCATCCGCCTCGACGATTCGGACGAAATCGCAGCGGTTGCGCGCCTCGACGAGCAGGAAGAGGAAGAAATCATTGCAGCCCTGGAAGAAGGCAATACTGAGAACGCTGAAGGCACCGGCGAAGGCGACACTGGCGAAATTCCCGATGCGGAAGAAAGCACCGGCGAAAACACAGAAGCTTAA
- a CDS encoding KGG domain-containing protein: MGTQVKTTTEREAPQYRQAQPGSPRHGHTREEDDMEEFDDDSNQELEGYDENEFDATDRRNRREAEEADGDTAAHERKEVRTPSRRGFAAMDKEKQRMIASKGGKASHGGGRKPSKNR, from the coding sequence ATGGGCACACAAGTAAAAACAACTACGGAAAGAGAGGCACCGCAGTATCGCCAAGCGCAACCGGGCAGTCCCCGTCATGGCCATACAAGGGAAGAAGACGACATGGAAGAATTTGATGACGACAGTAACCAGGAACTGGAAGGCTATGATGAAAACGAATTTGATGCGACAGACCGTCGTAACCGCAGGGAAGCCGAAGAAGCCGACGGCGACACTGCTGCGCACGAACGCAAGGAAGTAAGAACTCCTAGCAGAAGAGGTTTCGCCGCTATGGATAAAGAAAAACAAAGAATGATCGCCAGCAAGGGAGGCAAAGCCTCACACGGTGGCGGTAGAAAACCCAGCAAAAACAGATAG
- a CDS encoding 2OG-Fe(II) oxygenase has product MEKHAYTPWLFTISDFMTREECDELIRKSEAIGYEEATVDVGGGEQRMIKGVRNNERVLYKDEDYAAFIWERLKEFAPAGDHDRNACGLNELFRFYKYSPGQRFKMHKDGCFIRDLTEASQYTFLIYLNEGYTGGETVFSSGEVICPSTGTALIFYHPLRHEGSLLTEGVKYVLRSDIMYR; this is encoded by the coding sequence ATGGAAAAACATGCCTATACCCCCTGGTTATTTACCATTTCGGATTTCATGACGCGCGAAGAATGTGATGAGCTCATTCGGAAAAGTGAGGCGATCGGTTATGAAGAAGCCACCGTTGACGTGGGAGGCGGAGAGCAGCGGATGATCAAAGGCGTACGGAATAACGAGCGTGTGCTGTACAAAGACGAAGATTATGCGGCATTTATCTGGGAGCGCCTGAAGGAATTTGCGCCGGCAGGAGATCATGACCGGAATGCCTGTGGCCTGAACGAATTGTTCCGGTTTTACAAGTACAGTCCAGGCCAGCGCTTTAAAATGCATAAAGACGGCTGTTTCATACGGGACCTGACGGAAGCCAGCCAATACACCTTTTTGATTTACCTCAATGAGGGATATACAGGAGGAGAAACCGTCTTTTCGTCGGGCGAGGTTATTTGTCCCTCCACCGGCACAGCGCTGATTTTTTACCACCCGCTCCGCCACGAAGGCTCGTTGCTCACCGAGGGTGTGAAGTATGTGCTCCGGTCTGATATCATGTACCGGTGA
- a CDS encoding M1 family metallopeptidase, protein MRSLIVWLAAFAALPAAHAQQTKTFSRQDTLRGTLTADRNWWDVTFYDLQATIDPAAKSIKGRNVIHYRVLQPSQRLQIDLQDPLKISSIEQNGEALTFRKDGNAWFVDLKAPQPKGKILQLDIAYEGLPREAKNAPWDGGIVWGKDSLQRPWIASACQGLGASVWWPNKDHQSEEPDSMRIRITVPEGLTNVSNGRLQGKKDNGDGTTTFNWFVGNPINNYDVAINIAHYGNFSDRYKGAAGDLDLDYWVLDYNVARAKTHFNVVKPMMKCFEYWFGPYPFYKDSYKMVETPHLGMEHQSAVAYGNQYKMGYRGTDLSGTGWGKKWDFIIIHESGHEWFGNNITTKDIADMWVHESFTNYSETLFTECEYGKDAANAYLQGIRKKIANDIPIIGVYGVNHEGSGDMYPKGANMLHTIRQIINNDETFRKILRGLNKTFYHQTVTGRQVEQYINKTSGKNFDKVFDQYLRRTRPPVFEYSLVDNTLKYRWVADVKGFDMPLKVTLADGKKGFIYPTAEWKTTRLQLSAADKFEVDPNFYVKVQAN, encoded by the coding sequence ATGAGAAGCCTCATTGTATGGCTGGCTGCCTTTGCCGCACTGCCTGCCGCTCACGCACAGCAAACCAAAACCTTTTCCCGGCAGGACACCCTCCGCGGCACGCTCACGGCAGACCGCAACTGGTGGGACGTCACCTTTTACGACCTCCAGGCAACCATCGACCCCGCTGCCAAAAGTATCAAAGGCCGCAATGTGATTCATTACCGGGTGCTGCAACCTTCGCAGCGCCTGCAGATCGACCTGCAGGATCCCCTCAAAATCAGCAGCATCGAGCAGAACGGCGAGGCGCTCACCTTCCGCAAAGACGGCAATGCATGGTTCGTGGATCTGAAAGCCCCGCAACCGAAAGGCAAAATCCTCCAGCTCGACATCGCATATGAAGGCCTCCCGAGAGAAGCTAAAAACGCACCGTGGGACGGCGGCATCGTCTGGGGAAAAGACTCCCTGCAGCGCCCCTGGATAGCCTCCGCCTGCCAGGGCCTCGGCGCCAGCGTGTGGTGGCCCAATAAAGATCACCAGTCGGAAGAGCCGGACAGTATGCGCATCCGCATCACCGTACCCGAAGGGCTCACCAACGTGAGCAACGGCCGCCTCCAGGGCAAAAAGGATAACGGCGACGGCACCACGACATTCAACTGGTTCGTCGGCAATCCCATCAACAACTACGACGTGGCCATCAACATCGCGCACTACGGTAACTTCTCCGACCGCTACAAAGGAGCTGCCGGCGACCTCGACCTCGATTACTGGGTGCTCGACTACAACGTTGCCCGCGCAAAAACGCATTTCAACGTGGTGAAACCTATGATGAAGTGTTTTGAATACTGGTTCGGACCCTATCCTTTTTATAAAGACAGTTACAAGATGGTGGAAACGCCTCACCTCGGCATGGAGCACCAGAGCGCCGTGGCCTATGGCAACCAGTATAAAATGGGCTACCGCGGCACCGACCTGTCGGGCACCGGCTGGGGCAAAAAATGGGACTTCATCATCATCCACGAAAGCGGCCATGAATGGTTCGGGAATAATATCACCACGAAGGATATCGCAGACATGTGGGTGCACGAATCGTTCACCAATTACTCCGAAACGCTTTTCACCGAATGCGAATACGGTAAAGACGCTGCCAATGCTTACCTGCAGGGCATCCGTAAAAAAATAGCGAACGACATACCCATCATCGGGGTATACGGCGTAAACCACGAAGGCTCCGGCGATATGTATCCCAAAGGCGCCAACATGCTGCACACCATCCGACAGATCATCAATAACGACGAGACCTTCCGGAAAATACTGCGCGGCCTGAACAAAACCTTCTATCACCAGACGGTGACCGGCCGCCAGGTAGAACAGTACATCAACAAAACCAGCGGCAAGAACTTCGACAAGGTATTCGACCAATACCTGCGCCGCACCCGCCCGCCGGTGTTCGAATACAGCCTTGTCGACAATACCCTGAAATACAGATGGGTTGCCGATGTGAAAGGATTCGACATGCCGCTGAAAGTAACCCTGGCCGATGGCAAAAAAGGGTTCATCTACCCTACTGCCGAATGGAAAACCACCCGGTTGCAGTTAAGCGCTGCTGATAAGTTTGAGGTGGACCCTAACTTTTATGTGAAGGTGCAGGCGAATTAA
- a CDS encoding tetratricopeptide repeat protein produces the protein MKKLFVSLLFCGASMAVMAQKAKVSSADDNLKSDKLDAAKADIEAALANEKTKDDARTWYVKGKIYEALATKNKSAADALVAYESFKKALEINPKLPEALLELNNRMFNVYATVGNAGYGNLNEQKWDSSYVYFKQAAEIREFYNGKNLGGSIPTDTAMVFYSGYAAQQAGKKEEAFASLKEAAKLKFKGEPALYVVLAQQYEERGDNANWIATIDTAKAYFPADKRFNDMEMLYYSKTGKTAELISMMEKKVNDNPNDFALALDYAIRLDNVANPRDEKGADLPKPSDYDALMDKAEAAYKKALTLKADDATANFQLGALYFNRAVAFNKELNGMDSKQQSSPKAKELQAKVTALMDQSLPFFEKADAGFSAQGKLEPSDKRTYESCLYALQKIYAIKSEPAKVEATKKKLESLQ, from the coding sequence ATGAAAAAACTATTTGTATCTCTTCTCTTTTGCGGCGCCAGTATGGCCGTAATGGCGCAAAAAGCAAAGGTGAGCAGTGCGGATGACAATCTGAAGAGCGACAAGCTCGATGCTGCCAAAGCAGACATCGAAGCAGCCCTGGCGAATGAGAAAACCAAGGACGATGCAAGAACCTGGTATGTAAAAGGCAAAATCTATGAAGCCCTGGCGACCAAAAACAAAAGCGCAGCAGATGCACTGGTAGCCTACGAATCATTCAAGAAAGCCCTGGAAATCAACCCCAAACTGCCTGAAGCATTGCTTGAACTGAACAACCGTATGTTCAACGTATATGCAACCGTGGGTAACGCCGGTTATGGCAACCTCAATGAGCAGAAATGGGATTCTTCCTACGTTTATTTCAAACAGGCGGCTGAAATCCGCGAGTTCTACAACGGCAAAAACCTCGGTGGCTCTATTCCTACAGATACGGCTATGGTATTCTATTCCGGTTATGCTGCCCAACAGGCAGGTAAGAAAGAAGAAGCTTTCGCCAGCCTGAAAGAAGCCGCCAAACTGAAATTCAAAGGCGAGCCCGCCCTGTACGTAGTACTGGCACAACAGTATGAAGAACGCGGCGACAACGCCAACTGGATCGCCACCATCGACACCGCTAAAGCCTACTTCCCGGCCGACAAGCGTTTCAATGATATGGAAATGCTTTACTATTCCAAAACAGGGAAAACAGCCGAGCTGATTTCCATGATGGAAAAGAAAGTAAACGACAACCCGAACGATTTCGCGCTGGCACTCGATTACGCCATCCGCCTGGATAACGTAGCCAACCCCCGCGACGAAAAGGGCGCGGACCTTCCCAAGCCGTCCGACTACGACGCCCTGATGGATAAAGCCGAAGCAGCTTATAAAAAAGCACTGACGCTGAAAGCGGACGATGCTACCGCCAACTTCCAGCTGGGTGCATTGTACTTCAACCGCGCCGTGGCGTTCAACAAAGAACTGAACGGCATGGATAGCAAACAGCAGAGCTCTCCGAAAGCGAAAGAGCTGCAGGCTAAAGTGACCGCACTCATGGACCAGTCGCTGCCTTTCTTCGAAAAAGCAGACGCCGGTTTCTCCGCACAGGGTAAACTGGAACCCAGCGACAAACGCACTTACGAAAGCTGCCTCTATGCGCTGCAGAAGATCTACGCCATCAAGAGCGAGCCTGCAAAAGTAGAAGCGACCAAAAAGAAACTCGAAAGCCTGCAATAA
- a CDS encoding MmcQ/YjbR family DNA-binding protein → MNLEKFHTYCLSLPGTTEGFPFGENILVFYVMGKLFALTDVDAFESVNLKCDPEEAVELRERYDAVQPGYHMNKKHWNTVLFDGSIPDKLLLEWTKKSYDLVVKGLPKKAREELAAQS, encoded by the coding sequence ATGAACCTCGAAAAATTTCATACTTATTGCCTCTCACTGCCCGGCACCACTGAAGGGTTTCCTTTCGGGGAAAACATCCTGGTATTTTATGTGATGGGAAAATTGTTCGCCCTTACAGACGTTGATGCATTTGAAAGCGTTAACCTGAAATGCGATCCTGAAGAAGCGGTGGAGTTACGGGAGCGCTACGACGCGGTGCAGCCGGGTTATCATATGAATAAAAAACACTGGAATACCGTGCTGTTCGATGGTTCTATTCCCGACAAGTTGTTACTGGAATGGACGAAAAAGTCGTATGACCTGGTGGTGAAAGGCCTGCCGAAAAAAGCACGGGAGGAACTGGCAGCACAAAGCTGA
- a CDS encoding RNA polymerase sigma factor, producing the protein MNNQDKHEAFLAVVQAHKGILYKIANSYCRNADDRQDLIQEIILQLWLSFDRYSGQFKLSTWVYRIALNTTISSYRKYSRKSKISSELNVNTLDFADSMASPETTENLHFLQHFIDSLNHFDRALMLLYLEEKTQAEMAEILGITITNVATRISRIKQKLKQKFSMLNS; encoded by the coding sequence ATGAACAACCAGGATAAACACGAAGCATTTCTGGCGGTCGTCCAGGCTCATAAAGGCATTCTTTACAAGATTGCCAATTCGTACTGCAGGAACGCCGACGACCGGCAGGATCTCATCCAGGAAATTATCCTGCAGCTCTGGCTGTCGTTCGACCGGTATTCCGGGCAGTTCAAACTGTCCACCTGGGTGTACCGAATCGCTTTGAATACAACCATTTCCTCATACCGTAAATACAGTCGTAAATCAAAGATTTCCAGTGAATTGAATGTAAATACTTTGGATTTTGCTGACAGTATGGCCTCCCCAGAGACCACCGAAAACCTGCATTTCTTGCAGCACTTTATCGACAGCCTTAACCATTTTGACCGGGCATTAATGCTCCTATACCTCGAGGAAAAAACACAGGCCGAAATGGCTGAAATCCTGGGTATCACCATTACAAACGTAGCTACCCGAATCAGCCGGATCAAACAAAAACTTAAACAAAAATTCTCAATGCTAAATAGCTAA